The stretch of DNA ggccaaaatccatcccTGTATCATTGCTGAACGCTTCGTCATTCCTAGCAAACAGCTTCCGATCGTCCACATAAAACGGATGATTTACTATAACATCATGCATTTTGAACCCATAGCTGGTGTTACTCAGTTCGTTCGAGAATGGGATCAGTGCCATACAAAAGAGTAATGGAGAGAGGGgggtcaccttgaaagatgcctcttttgatgttgatgttgttagatTGGCTCATCCTATTACTATGGTTTTGAAGGAGACGTTTATTCCATTTGGCCATGATACTTTGTAAGAATTTGGAGACTACAagagagatcttgtatatctcaagggccttgagttgCCAATTATGTGGCACACTATCAAACGCTTTCCTGTtttctatccatgccatactcggGTTCTTGTTGCTTCGCCAATTTTctacaatcattttatttttgaGTAATTGATCTTAGTATCCATAAGAATTCCTTTTGCAACCTTGTGGAAGAATAGATTTCTGTTCCAGGAAAGGGTATATACTTTCAGTTAGTATGGACGTCAGGATCTTGTCGGTGGTGTTGAGACAAGTaattggtcggtagttctttggatTTTCAGGTTTCAATTTTTGGTAGAAGGTATTTTGTTCCTTCGGTCAACTAGGAAGCTATTTGCTTTGGGTCTGAGTGACATCAGTTAGGGATGCTGCGAAATGTtggtgtaattattattattattatcattattattcagtgagagaacaatgcatgccatcaaagtgacactggggtaaaatatacgaagcccattatacccatcatgactacccgtctgataagggtacactaggcacatgcatcacaaccatatgtgcgcgacatggtgatctcatatcaacataaacagcatatgaccttgcaggtggggcccagttagaattttcttctggttgagtaatccatcccgctcaaaaggtctctgaataagggttgtttaaggatgttaaacgaaacacccatgtttccagaggtgaattattcaaaccccaaagaatccctctcaacacatagctatgatgctcccccacgactcctgctcgtgatcagagatacacatatcgtcagccaggttaaggtcaaacaactgacaagtaaatctgtgatattgagcagaacatttgctgtagccgatcttttataccaagacaaaacaaggtacataacacatccaatcagttatgatcagaagccatgagagccactgcctggtactgcatcaggacatttatcatcatcatcatcatcatcattattgtacaATCTAATCTTAACAGGAAATCATCAGTCACTGAAAAGACTTCAATGAGAGAGATTCCACGTAAGTGGTCCCAAACCTTTTTTATTTCTAAGGACCctttcaatgaaataaattttcacCCATACCCGAGGCTTTTGAAAGTTTTGTTTGCTTCACAAACCCTGCCTTACACTAATAGTTTCACTATGAAACCCAGACTGGAAATTGCTGTTGCAAGTGGTCGTACTCCAGTTATTTACAACTTACACTCTACTGTTTAAAAAAGTAGCTAATTTAGTCTTTGATACACTACGCCTGAGAAAAGAGACGGGATGGTCTAGATAGGAACGCGTTTGATTAACACGATCAAAGTTGTCTTTGAATTAAAAGACGATTGTTTGATCAATTCCCTTGAGGTCTGAACTTCAAAGACCGTTTCAGAGAGATTTAGTGTCAGAAAGCAGTCAACGGTGAGAGGATGTTTACAGTGAATTATTTCTGTGGATGAGCTAAAGTTAGTTCAATAAATCCCCAATTAGTAATGTGTTGTATTTTAtagaacccgaaaagatgaaatgtacAATCAATGCAAGCCGGGATTTGAATTCATATAAGTGAATGATTTAATTAGATACCATTAAGTGACATTTGAAATAGTTATTCTGCCACTTCTTCTGATCTATGCATTTAAATTTCTTaaagtaatttttaaattaaagaaatCAATAACTCAAAGGCATTacagaaaatggaattaaaattacataaacatccttatttataaacagtccattatatttctgtatattttcagcTGTAGATTGCCTTCGCAAACATTTAGTAGCATTTCCTCTTTGAGCTCTctctttatattgatgtaaacaATGCCCTTGACGATAAATTCCAACTCCGAAAATGGCAACCCTTCTGGCTTTGCTAACTGCTAATCTATCTCTCTCAGTATGAGATATTCAGGTTGCGTCGAGTTGGTGGCTAAGTGATAACGGAAATTAGGGCGTAAAACTATCATTTGCATAGGAGTgcgtgagagtgtgcgtgtgtatgggtgtatatgcgtgcgtatggGTGCTTAATGAAGGCGCGCGGGGCTTATTAGTTAGAGTATTCGGCTcaagattgtaaggtcgtgatttCGATTACTGGCAACACGTtgtatccttgaacaagacactttatttcatgttgttccagttgtgcgtgtatgcgtgtgcctgtatgtgtgtttgtgtgtgtgtgcgtgcgtgcgtgcgtgcgtgcgtgtaatgTTAAAGTAGGGTGATGCTTTATATAAAGAGGGTATCATGCAGTAATTGAGCTCTGAAATAAATCAGAGTTGATATGATAGCCAAGGAGAGCCTTCTTGATGCTGACTATGAATGAATGAGCTGACAAAAAAACTTTCGATTTAAATGATAGACGGAAGGTTTTTTTCTGATATTAAGGACAGTAACAGATTTTAGTCTACAGATTTTGTTAAATTCCTCGTATGAAAGCAAGTTTTTACTATTTTTGGTAGTAGGAAAATCATGCTGTTGGTCAGAAAAGAGGGGCAGTTCTCTGAGATTATGAAAGAGGTGGTCGTTTAAAGCTGTTTTCATAACCTTTGCTACATTGGAAATGAGAGTTGCACCTCTTGGAATTGGGTCGAAGTATTTTGTGCATCCGTGCATATTagcagagaaagggagagggagagaggaggagatgatgggaaagagggaggaaaaagaagaggaagagagagtgaaagaaagaaagaaagaaagaaagaaagaaagggaaaagagggaaagaaaattgAATAGTTTGGTTCGGATAGAACCAAACTATTCAATACTCTCCCTTTCTCGGGCTGCACTGACCAAACAGCCAAATTTTCatattatatgtttctttattacccacaaggggtaaacatagaggggacaaacaaggatagacaaagggattaagtcaattacatctaccccagtgtgaaactggtacttcatttattgatcccgaaaggatgaaattataGCCTACAGCTTTAAGAAAAGCAAActttggataataataataaggcattccttcgatacaactcgacaaaatcaaaacacttcacttcgggtatttccgtgagttgtggagtatagatataacgaaattatgccagcaatgccttgcatatttgtttctTACCTGTTTccacgtgtgtatgtaaaatccgcaaatttccaagcagaaaacagaatcaaactgtcatttgcttccacggaaatacccaaACCGAAATGTCCCGACCCCGTCGAGCCACATCGAAAGAATGCCATAATAATAGTTCTAAATAATTTATAACTGGAGAATTTTACGAATCCCCCCCCACTAAATGCAATAGCCACGACTGGATCGCTTTTGATCAGGACCTACTTACTCTTCAACTCCACTTGTTTCTTTTCCTCGTTGTTCGTTTTCCTAAAGATGTTACAGTGTTTGCATTTTTCATGCTTGACTAAACTTGATTGGTGAAAAGTTTTGACTATATCAACTCGGGCTACACTGACTGTAGATCACAGCAGGAGCAGCATATTCTTCCTGTCATTTTGATGACCGATATGGCCGTAGGAGTTTTCGGAGTGAATATTTGTGCTCATATGGAGATGAATTAAGTTAGGTTGAGAATCGGAGTTTCAGGGCGAACAGGgagtaattaaattattttatcagcAAGTCTACtgcttatatgtaatatatcatgGTTACAGAGAAGTGAATCTTTGGGTAATGGAATTGAAATTTGTGCTGAAATTGGAGAGGCACGGAAGCTTGTAGACCATGCAATGTATAAATGGCATTATTTTGCTTCCAAAATGCTCACTTTTATGTCTTGCAGTGCTAGATAAATACCTTCCATTTATTGACGGTGGTCGACTTTCTTAGAGTATTTTCGATAATGTCATTTTCTTACATAAACGTAGCATATCTGCGATTGAACAATTTAAGGGATGCAAAATTGTGGACATTGTGGATTGGAGTAAGAAGATGTGTCTTTTAATCATTTGCTTAACAGTTTTTGATGGgttagaggtaaaaaaaaaataataaacaccaAGAATATACTCAAACTATAATTTGCGTGAAGATGTTGGTGATGAAGATAATGTTGTTATTAGGTtattccgaaaataatggccgctCTAAGTGTTGTGTTTTGAAACGCAATTGTATGACAGTATTTTAATCATATCTGAGGTGAATTTCGacatacttaataattgatgtatgttctttgataattttatacttatttcagacagaaaacattcttgaaaCATAGGCACCCTTAgttatgaacatgacaaaaaaggACCTTCGCTTACTTTCCTTGCATGAGTTCAAACTTGGGTACAATGCCTTccaaactgctgccaatatcGACAGAGTATGGGGAGAGGAATCTACAAGTGATCGCACAGTACGAAGGTGGTTTCTGAGATTCCTTAGTGGTAATGTGAgctttgaagatgaagaaggtagaggaTGGTCATGCAGTCTCgacaatgaacaattgaaagcaatCGTTGAACATAACCCACgtcaaagtgtcagagaaatgtcATCAGCATTTGGTGTCGGTATAGCAACAGTCTCACgcaatctgcagaagattggtaaggtgaaaaagctcgataaatgggtaaatcggccattattttcgAAACAATCTATGTTCTTGTAAGAAGAACTCTTTGATTAGGTTATGATGAGTGGTCAtaagataagaaaacaaaatactgaTGAACAGATAAAGATTGGATTTGGAAATATGAAAGTCGTCAATAGTGTTTTGCAAAGTTGGTATGTCGATCAGGGATATTGTAAAGAAAGAGGATATTAATATAGAAGGGTTCTTGGTGGAAAACACTTCAACATCTGTTGCTACCAGTGTCGATATGAGATCAGAGCAAAACTAATCTAAAAGGAGAGTGGAAATGTGCACTTCTTGATGTATGGGATTGTAGCATGAAAAGCTTCTTTGTACCTAGAAGAACTTTCCAGTAACTACACAACCGTATCAGTGACTAGGTCACGAAAATTCTGATATCTCGCAAAATAAATTGAGGGTTAAAATGAAAGTGTGATTTTTAGTTTAGATAAATAATTCATtgttatgcatataattataatttacaaatatacatattcagtGGATCATTTACAAGTAGCTCAACTAACCCCAAAGTAGATCTTTCTTATGCTCCCACTGCTCTTCTCTTATGTACTACGCttctttttcccttctctttatattttactaCCTACACTCTAtactaaaattattatattagacTTAAGTTTCATCTTACCAAGCAATATTACGGAGCTAATACAGGCGAAACTTCGAAGTAAACTTACCAATGTTAATGAATATAATTTTGACGCACCAAACTTTCGAAGACGATTTATTTCAGGcgataaaaatgtttgatttaaTACCTGTAGCAGTCTGCTCCATAAAGACATTTAGCAGAAGATAGACATttagcagttaaaaaaaaaagggaattcgTTTGTAAACTCTGACGAAAACAAAACTTTTTATGAGGTAAATAAGGATATATACCACTATCTCAGATTcgatctttacatacacacacacacacacacacacacacacacacacacacacacacacacacacgtacgtacacgtatgtatgtatgtatctgtctatgtatgtaacaGGTCACTCTAAGTGCTACTTCTAACGCGTAATCCAGTATTGCATGGTCGGGCTGTCGGGAACTAAACCAGCAACCCTACCAACACTGCTTCGTAAGAAGGGTGGTTTCACTGGACAACCAGCAAGTTGTCAAATCTGTTAAAGGGCGAATGAACTGAGAAGTATCGACGGTTATCCATCAAGAGGGAGTAAGAGACCGAGTGTTTGTTTAACTCTCTAGGAGGAGGAAATTTCTGATATAGCATCTTCGGTTGCGTCCAATGATGTAGACTAGGCCTTCGTGGGCAAATACATACGTCTTTTAGAGAATGAGTTTAATCCCGTGCAAGGCCTTTCTTCAAGTTAAAAAGCTACAAGCACAGGCATTACTTTGATTTTTAACGTCTCAATAGAGATTATGTTGCCCATTATGGATGGCTGTAGCTAAGAAAAGCAAGACATTCAATGAAAAATTTTACGATGCAATAAAGGCATGTGTCAGCGTGGGTGGTAAGTCTCGGAACACCTGCTGCAAGAGGCGCCCATCGGCGTCACATCTATACTGCTGATGTTTGAGAGAACACTCAAGATGTAACATTACTCGAAATCGAGTTGCAGTCATCCATCATGTAtaccattgttcagttttattccaaaattccttgccaatagagcaagagccggtttctaaactACATCCAAAGTTCCTTCATTAGAATTGAACAtcatcaacaggatatttttgtttgtatatatatatgtgtgtgtgtgtgtgtgtgtgtatcattcagtttatttcaagatttcttgccaatagagaaagaaccggtttctaacctagatccaaggctctttcattggaatttcaacatcaacaacagggtattttttatgtatgtatgtatgtatgtatgtatgtatgtatgtatgtatgtatgtatgtatttttgtatatgcgcagatttgtatgttttgttttatgtatgtatgtatgtatgaatgtatgtatgtatgcatgtatgtatgtatttttgtatatgcgcagattgtatattttgttttatgtatgtattctcatgcatattattgcttatctagacatgctcatatatatgtaaatgataaatttctggaaagttttacagatttttacagcaccagtgatggattggatctgtagtcttcgaattagcttttccCTTTCTAGTTTtgtgaagcctaatttctcaagatcggtacttaggcagtgtattacatatctcAGAACCCCAatgattacaggtataaaccaggATAGAGTAaatatagatttctcaatagttcagcgtaagtATTCTGCtattcactgatcttcagctttatgttgacATCCGTTGGGCAGCTAACTTCCACAAttttacacagtttctcttctctatcccaaatctttatatcaggtctattgtgtttacattttattgaggttttcgcAGGGACATTCTATTATTATGAGTAGCTATGGCTtctgcaatacctatttctttggcCTCGGTGTTATCGTTCTGACGGATTTCAATATAAAGTGGCCTAGTTACATGTCTCATCAacagataataccgtgatgacattttgggGCAACTGCTTATCATGTAGGTAATATCTCCGTTGTTaattccacaaagtctgcattgattctcacattttactgcttttcctgaaTCTATCCCGTTTGTGCATcaagtatttggttgatatttcctgttcctgcaTTGTAAACGCATACCGTTCAAAGCGGGAGGTAGTAATCtagctattggtccatgataaactgctttcatagtcaatgttactatcatctcggagaTTTCTATTAACATATCcctgcatagtcttctgctcatataggttcatcctttcatctgatgatacgatgcggtagagtcgtgctttttgtttggggggggggggctatattctaggttatcacacaaagaatgttgctcaaggagcttcCTTCCaaatcttatgatgttatcagcctcatgtatgcaaacttggtcaggGATGTATTTCGACAGTTGGTGGTTAAAAAATGTTGCCGATGGGATATgatgccgaagggatatgatgcgacattcaaaatCATTTTGGACCGATGTTAAAcctgccgccttgttttcgttttaggcagAGGCTGTCTACGTCacagtttatgtggaaattatgtgtgcttgttagtatttttaggGTTTTCAAATCAATAGCTCAGCTCTCATCAAGCAACCATTCAAGTAGCCTagatgttggtatgagtactggcactgcaaacacattgtgggcaaCTGTTTTATTGAACGCAGAGaattctgaggtccaaattttctttattcggctgtaatattctttagtgacacgtgttttgttacaggtgctattgtaagatatgttttcatccaaccctagatacctgtaacagtCCTCGGCAGATAtagggaaacagt from Octopus sinensis linkage group LG2, ASM634580v1, whole genome shotgun sequence encodes:
- the LOC115225166 gene encoding histone-lysine N-methyltransferase SETMAR-like, which codes for MTKKDLRLLSLHEFKLGYNAFQTAANIDRVWGEESTSDRTVRRWFLRFLSGNVSFEDEEGRGWSCSLDNEQLKAIVEHNPRQSVREMSSAFGVGIATVSRNLQKIDLSFILPSNITELIQAKLRSKLTNVNEYNFDAPNFRRRFISGDKNV